In Leptospira meyeri, a single window of DNA contains:
- a CDS encoding DNA methyltransferase — MSQKYEKLKNLLKELFQLDQPDLDFGLYRIMHARSKEITEFLDKDLLPQVKASFAEYKPADKATIQAELDKITASVSDAGMNPDESPKVRELRDKLKSEGVDISTLESEVYDHLFRFFRRYYSEGDFISKRVYKEGAYSIPYEGEEVKLHWANVDQYYIKTSEYLRDYAFRLNLDDDSNPRRVHFRLVDASEGEHGNVKESEDTKRAFILASGNFVFEEDGELVISFEFRTASLSDWTDDQKAGKTKPPLQKELITIAERRILAHAGASLAAWIADLSSRHLKANGELADYSKLVAHLNRYTARNTFDYFIHKDLGKFLNRELDFYIKNEVMHLDDVENESAPRVEQYLSKIKVIRKIAKKIIDFLSQLEDFQKKLWLKKKFVLETNYCVTLDRISESFYEEIAANKEQVEEWVKLFSIDDLNETSEALISPPQYTNPLSINFLKANRNLVLDTKFFSEEFKQKMITSMENLDNQIDGLLIYSENFQALNLIQSRYLQHVKIVYLDPPFNLGGNADYLYRVDYKDSSWMSLLQDRLEVTKKMISIDGSIMIRCNHDGNMLLRMFMNEFFGKNNYRNEIIVRRAEESKGDLNKQFAGVKSITVNYDNIYWYSMSSSTRFGRFLKPTIGKQSESHWHSFWKAEDRPNMRYEILGIDLNNHYGQWMWERVRAYRAIENYKVYKEVSEANQMTLEEYWVNNSKAYEEKNKVKLEFVERFGNGYSSIKYWIPPRDYVMADNNWLDIKGYSNNWNFQTENSEGLLKRIIGSLVSQKDIVMDFFAGSGTTAAVAHKLNRKWISVEMGEHFNSILKRRLTFVLNGEQSGISSEVSWSGGGFFKYIRLESYEDTLNNLDFQRSSAQESLLNFQGKGIEEFREDYILRYMLNVESKGSKSLLNVSGFTDPTAYELKVKIPGSDESRRVHVDLIETFNFLLGLQIKNISAPQLVTADFERNSEKRLQLKDRLKVLSSESKKVESWWFRTVTGTTLDGRNVLVIWRKRPGGELSEGVEKDNLVLNEWFTKLGYSSRDSEFDLIYVNGTNNLENLKTPDDLWKVRLIEEDFHRLMFEDSGD, encoded by the coding sequence GTGAGCCAAAAATACGAAAAATTAAAAAATCTATTAAAAGAATTATTTCAGTTAGATCAGCCAGACCTTGACTTTGGTTTGTATCGGATAATGCATGCTAGAAGCAAGGAGATAACCGAATTCCTTGATAAAGACTTACTGCCTCAAGTAAAAGCTTCGTTTGCTGAATATAAGCCAGCAGATAAGGCGACAATCCAAGCAGAATTAGATAAAATTACTGCATCGGTTAGTGATGCTGGTATGAATCCAGATGAATCTCCAAAAGTTCGTGAGTTGAGGGATAAGCTAAAAAGCGAAGGTGTAGATATTTCCACTTTAGAGAGTGAAGTTTACGACCACTTATTTCGTTTCTTTCGTCGTTATTATTCTGAAGGTGATTTTATCAGCAAACGTGTGTATAAGGAAGGAGCTTATTCCATTCCTTATGAAGGAGAGGAGGTAAAGCTCCATTGGGCAAACGTTGACCAATACTATATCAAGACCAGTGAGTATCTGAGAGATTATGCGTTTAGATTGAATTTAGATGATGATTCCAATCCAAGACGAGTTCATTTTCGACTGGTAGATGCCAGTGAGGGAGAACATGGAAATGTCAAAGAATCCGAGGATACAAAAAGAGCATTCATCCTCGCTAGTGGAAATTTTGTCTTTGAAGAAGATGGGGAGTTAGTAATTTCCTTTGAATTCCGAACGGCTTCCCTTTCCGATTGGACAGACGATCAAAAAGCAGGAAAAACAAAACCGCCTTTACAAAAAGAACTTATCACCATTGCAGAGAGAAGAATATTAGCTCATGCTGGAGCTTCCCTAGCTGCTTGGATAGCGGATTTAAGTTCCAGACATCTTAAAGCCAACGGTGAGCTAGCGGATTATTCGAAATTAGTTGCCCACTTAAATCGTTATACTGCTCGAAATACATTCGATTATTTTATACATAAAGATTTAGGAAAATTCTTAAATAGAGAATTAGATTTCTACATCAAAAATGAAGTAATGCATTTAGATGATGTGGAAAATGAATCAGCTCCTCGTGTAGAGCAATACTTATCTAAAATAAAAGTTATCCGAAAAATAGCAAAGAAGATTATAGATTTCCTATCCCAACTGGAAGATTTTCAAAAGAAACTTTGGCTCAAGAAAAAATTCGTCTTAGAGACTAATTATTGTGTTACTCTTGACCGTATCTCCGAATCTTTCTACGAAGAGATTGCGGCAAACAAAGAACAAGTTGAAGAGTGGGTCAAACTTTTTTCCATTGATGATCTTAACGAGACATCTGAGGCTCTAATTTCTCCACCTCAATATACTAATCCACTTAGCATAAATTTTCTGAAGGCAAATCGCAATTTGGTATTAGATACTAAGTTTTTCAGCGAAGAGTTTAAGCAAAAGATGATAACTTCAATGGAAAATTTAGACAATCAAATCGATGGGCTTCTGATTTATAGTGAAAATTTTCAAGCATTGAATTTGATACAGTCTAGGTATCTCCAACATGTAAAAATAGTTTATCTAGACCCTCCATTTAACTTAGGTGGTAATGCCGATTATCTTTATCGAGTTGATTATAAAGACTCCTCTTGGATGTCTCTGTTGCAGGATCGCCTTGAGGTAACTAAAAAAATGATCAGTATAGACGGAAGTATTATGATTCGTTGTAATCATGATGGAAATATGCTCTTGCGGATGTTTATGAATGAATTCTTTGGAAAAAATAATTATAGAAATGAAATTATAGTAAGAAGGGCTGAGGAATCAAAAGGTGATTTGAACAAACAATTTGCTGGCGTTAAGAGTATTACGGTTAATTACGACAATATTTACTGGTATTCTATGAGTTCGAGTACTCGATTCGGTAGATTTTTAAAACCAACGATTGGTAAACAATCCGAATCTCATTGGCATTCTTTTTGGAAAGCTGAGGATAGACCGAATATGCGATATGAAATTCTTGGGATAGATTTGAATAATCATTATGGTCAGTGGATGTGGGAAAGGGTAAGAGCTTACAGAGCCATTGAAAATTATAAAGTTTATAAAGAAGTTTCGGAAGCAAATCAAATGACTCTTGAGGAATATTGGGTGAATAACTCCAAGGCATATGAAGAGAAGAACAAAGTAAAATTAGAATTTGTTGAAAGATTTGGGAATGGGTACTCTTCTATAAAATATTGGATTCCTCCTAGAGATTACGTGATGGCTGATAACAATTGGTTGGATATTAAAGGTTACTCAAATAACTGGAATTTCCAAACAGAAAATTCTGAAGGTTTACTAAAAAGAATTATAGGTTCACTAGTAAGTCAGAAAGACATAGTAATGGATTTTTTTGCAGGCTCGGGAACTACAGCTGCTGTCGCTCATAAACTCAACAGAAAATGGATTAGTGTTGAAATGGGTGAACACTTTAATAGCATTTTGAAACGTAGATTAACCTTTGTTTTAAATGGTGAGCAATCAGGCATATCAAGTGAAGTATCATGGTCTGGTGGAGGATTTTTTAAGTATATCCGTTTAGAATCTTATGAGGATACGTTGAATAACTTGGATTTTCAAAGAAGTTCTGCACAGGAAAGCCTGCTAAATTTTCAAGGCAAAGGTATAGAAGAATTTCGAGAGGACTATATTCTCCGTTATATGCTGAATGTGGAAAGTAAAGGCAGTAAATCTCTTCTGAACGTTTCTGGTTTTACTGATCCGACAGCCTATGAACTCAAAGTGAAAATTCCTGGCAGTGATGAAAGTAGGAGAGTCCATGTTGATCTTATTGAAACATTTAATTTTCTCTTAGGATTGCAGATAAAGAACATTTCTGCTCCACAATTGGTCACAGCGGATTTTGAAAGAAATAGTGAAAAACGACTTCAGTTAAAAGATAGACTAAAGGTACTTTCTAGTGAATCCAAGAAAGTAGAATCATGGTGGTTTCGCACAGTCACAGGCACTACTCTAGATGGAAGGAATGTATTGGTTATTTGGAGAAAGCGTCCTGGTGGGGAGTTAAGTGAGGGAGTTGAGAAGGATAATTTGGTGTTAAACGAATGGTTTACTAAATTGGGTTATTCCAGTAGGGATAGTGAATTCGATCTCATTTATGTTAATGGCACCAATAATTTGGAAAATCTAAAGACTCCTGATGACCTCTGGAAGGTTCGATTGATTGAGGAAGATTTCCATCGACTAATGTTTGAAGATTCAGGAGATTAA
- a CDS encoding DEAD/DEAH box helicase family protein produces the protein MPAPRKKTTPAKTMRTRRAPSRIPFSYKLALNRFILSLFSVDKFEDLVFHLRDESLEGLDENNIHKFCHALITHFPDLNELTPEVLLRYDQNIVKHTLRLNERRIIHGERAIQWKYFQYISLLFTEIYLDRYFADASLLRDGISEFIHLINENLEESDHIQGFNNRDDATEDLNKLSFWIATGGGKTLLMHANIYQYKHYLELYRKSRELNRIILLTPNEGLSQQHLREFNLSGIDATIFEKESGELFSGHSVEIIEITKLKDEAGDKTVSVDAFEDNNLILIDEGHRGVSTGEQGAWMRYRNALCEKGFSFEYSATFSQAVKGNPFLTGLYSRCILVDYSYRFFYNDGFGKDYQILNLDVQTQDHHLEIYLTACLLAFYQQQKLFLSNENLFRTFLIEKPLWVFVGSKVTATLANTDASDIIQILKFLANFIANRQASIFQINNVLNQGLTTANGINLFSNRFPFLINSKVQSSEIFDDILDTLFHAPGGGQLYVENLKGAQGEIALRIGADNEPFGVINVGDDAKLVKLCSENGIETGDLEFSGSLFHDINKLDSKVNLLIGSKKFTEGWSSWRVSTLGLMNIGRSEGSQIIQLFGRGVRLKGYNYMLKRSSRSSLLNGINRPQHIQLLETLSIFGIKADYMAQFREFLEEEGLPADENQVDFLLPVIRNLGIQKLRMIRLKKEIKGIQTEFGEAFRRLAPIPTLNLPSEYLKKNKVVINWYPKIEAIRSKGIRKEDSNIITNIAWFQAKHIAFLDLDKLYFELERFKAERGWYNYNLTKDIISKLLVDQTWYEILIPSSELEISNFQKVFQWQEIALALLKKYLERYYSFCKRDWEMPYLEYIDLDSNDPNLLIDKSGQETGYLIRIENSQEEIIVKLQELKEIIESGSLREWDFRGMKAIWYGKHLYQPLLHLDNGIVDVSPTALNKGEKNFIEDLKIFHDNHPSFLKDKELYLLRNLSKGKGVGFFEAGNFHPDFILWLLVDRRQYVTFLDPKGIRNIGLNDPKIQFFQTVKEIEDRLGNEDVFLNSFIISGTPSNEMVRLWGVPKEKILSCNVVFQEEDKDHYIGSIFETILKR, from the coding sequence ATGCCAGCTCCTAGAAAGAAGACTACTCCTGCTAAGACAATGAGAACTAGAAGAGCACCTTCACGAATTCCTTTCTCTTATAAGTTAGCATTGAATCGATTTATTCTCTCTCTATTTAGTGTAGATAAATTTGAAGATTTAGTTTTTCACTTGAGAGATGAAAGTTTGGAAGGTCTTGACGAAAATAATATTCATAAGTTTTGCCATGCTTTAATCACTCACTTTCCAGACCTAAATGAACTTACTCCAGAAGTATTATTAAGGTATGATCAGAATATTGTAAAACATACTTTACGCTTAAACGAAAGGCGAATAATTCATGGTGAGAGGGCTATACAATGGAAATACTTTCAATATATTTCTCTTCTTTTTACTGAGATTTATCTCGATAGATATTTCGCCGATGCATCTCTCCTTAGAGATGGTATATCTGAATTTATACACTTAATTAATGAAAATTTAGAAGAGTCTGATCATATTCAGGGATTTAATAATCGAGATGATGCGACTGAAGATTTGAATAAATTATCTTTTTGGATTGCAACGGGGGGTGGAAAAACTCTCCTTATGCATGCGAATATCTATCAGTATAAACATTATTTAGAATTATACAGAAAATCAAGAGAATTGAATCGAATCATTCTTCTTACTCCAAATGAAGGTTTATCTCAACAACACCTTAGGGAATTTAATCTATCTGGAATTGATGCTACTATTTTTGAGAAAGAGAGTGGTGAATTGTTTTCTGGTCATAGTGTCGAGATAATAGAAATTACTAAGCTCAAAGATGAAGCTGGAGATAAAACTGTTTCAGTTGATGCATTCGAAGATAATAATTTGATTCTCATCGATGAGGGGCATCGAGGCGTATCCACAGGTGAACAAGGTGCATGGATGAGATATAGGAATGCTCTCTGCGAGAAAGGCTTTTCCTTCGAATACTCTGCTACTTTTTCACAAGCGGTAAAAGGAAATCCGTTTCTTACAGGACTATACTCTCGTTGCATTTTAGTGGATTATTCATATCGATTTTTTTATAATGATGGATTCGGGAAGGATTATCAGATTTTGAATTTAGATGTTCAAACTCAAGACCATCATTTAGAAATCTATCTGACCGCCTGTTTGTTAGCTTTTTACCAACAACAAAAACTATTTTTGAGCAATGAAAATTTATTTAGAACTTTTTTAATAGAGAAACCATTGTGGGTTTTTGTAGGTAGCAAAGTCACTGCGACCCTTGCAAATACGGATGCTTCAGATATAATACAAATTCTAAAGTTTTTGGCTAATTTTATTGCCAATCGACAAGCAAGTATATTTCAAATTAACAATGTTTTGAATCAAGGATTAACGACCGCAAACGGAATTAATCTTTTTTCAAATCGTTTTCCTTTCCTTATTAATTCTAAGGTACAATCATCAGAAATTTTTGATGATATTCTTGATACATTATTCCATGCCCCTGGTGGTGGACAACTTTACGTTGAAAACTTAAAAGGTGCTCAAGGAGAAATTGCACTTCGGATTGGTGCAGACAACGAACCTTTTGGAGTAATCAATGTTGGAGATGATGCTAAACTTGTGAAACTCTGTTCGGAAAATGGGATTGAAACAGGTGATTTGGAATTTTCAGGCTCATTATTTCATGATATTAATAAATTAGATTCAAAAGTGAATTTACTTATAGGTTCCAAAAAATTTACCGAAGGTTGGAGTAGTTGGCGGGTTAGCACACTTGGTTTGATGAACATAGGAAGGTCTGAAGGATCACAAATTATTCAATTGTTTGGAAGGGGAGTGCGATTAAAAGGTTATAATTATATGCTCAAAAGAAGCTCTCGTTCTTCTTTGCTGAATGGAATTAATCGTCCACAACATATTCAATTACTTGAGACTTTGTCAATTTTTGGCATCAAAGCTGATTATATGGCACAGTTTAGAGAGTTTTTGGAGGAAGAGGGGCTACCAGCCGATGAAAATCAAGTAGACTTTTTATTGCCAGTTATTCGGAACCTTGGAATTCAGAAATTGAGAATGATTCGGCTAAAAAAAGAAATTAAGGGAATACAAACCGAATTTGGAGAGGCGTTCCGAAGACTCGCTCCTATTCCTACATTAAATTTACCGAGTGAATATTTAAAAAAGAATAAAGTAGTTATAAATTGGTATCCTAAGATAGAAGCGATTCGATCTAAGGGAATTAGAAAAGAAGATTCAAATATTATTACAAATATAGCCTGGTTTCAAGCTAAACATATCGCATTTTTGGATTTGGATAAATTATATTTCGAATTGGAACGGTTTAAAGCCGAACGTGGTTGGTATAATTATAATTTAACAAAAGATATAATTAGCAAACTACTTGTTGATCAAACTTGGTATGAAATATTAATTCCATCCAGTGAACTAGAAATTAGCAATTTTCAAAAAGTATTTCAATGGCAAGAAATTGCTTTAGCATTACTGAAAAAGTATCTAGAAAGATATTATAGCTTTTGCAAGAGGGATTGGGAGATGCCCTATCTGGAATATATAGACTTAGATTCCAATGATCCTAATCTACTTATCGATAAATCTGGTCAAGAAACTGGCTATTTGATACGAATTGAAAACTCACAAGAGGAAATAATTGTTAAGTTACAGGAACTAAAAGAAATTATTGAAAGTGGTTCCTTGCGAGAATGGGATTTTAGAGGCATGAAGGCAATTTGGTATGGAAAACATTTATACCAACCTCTACTTCATCTAGATAATGGAATCGTTGATGTCAGCCCAACAGCTTTAAACAAAGGAGAAAAAAATTTCATCGAAGACTTAAAAATTTTCCACGATAATCATCCTTCGTTCTTGAAAGACAAAGAGTTGTATCTCCTAAGAAATTTGAGTAAAGGAAAGGGTGTTGGTTTCTTCGAGGCAGGCAATTTCCATCCTGATTTTATTTTATGGCTTTTAGTAGATAGAAGGCAATATGTAACATTCCTTGATCCCAAAGGTATCAGGAATATAGGATTAAATGATCCTAAGATACAGTTTTTTCAAACAGTCAAAGAGATTGAAGATCGCCTTGGCAATGAAGATGTTTTCCTTAATTCATTTATTATTTCGGGAACACCATCCAATGAGATGGTTCGTCTTTGGGGAGTTCCAAAAGAAAAGATATTAAGTTGCAATGTAGTCTTTCAGGAAGAAGATAAGGATCATTATATTGGCTCCATTTTTGAGACGATACTTAAACGATAA
- a CDS encoding ATP-binding protein, producing the protein MYKAAKFKVDPALTKILGESYTSVEAAIKELVDNCYDADSTIVSVEFPNPFDHSKIIITDNGDGMTPDEVRDQYLKIASSRTSRKGDTTYGKKRKVKGRKGIGKFAGLMIASFMEVKTKSKGQETTIVISKEAILGKDKDLDSIELPINSISCDKNSHGTTITLTGLNQNFTFPNPEKLKQILSREYLRENDFSVTVNNEEVSVKDIPGQKFEKEITLSNGQTVTAIATITDKAHKYHGVNYRVDGKIIGKPNNLLSENELIPQKVQKRLHVEVKADCLLSDTTADWGEINESSKLKQEIEEALQSWMVDSLQEGCKQEMILAKARHQKKINAYLSKLPEFRQQFAKAALEKVIERFWTEDDTKIDTIISVMIDAFEKGHYWAVLENIDEANDHHIEKLADAFNEFGLYEITMMTHQASAKAKFLDKLQALIDNSDTLEATVHQALANNLWVFGYEYSHYISNQSLKKACEQLCDKIYRGENANKRPDLFLGMAFNRERLLIEFKRPSHTLTRNDEAQAQRYRDELSTMFPNDRIIVKLIGGDSGAKIKQLNNATDLTYHSYTEIISNARANYEWLINELTQSNG; encoded by the coding sequence ATGTATAAAGCAGCAAAGTTTAAAGTTGACCCAGCACTGACTAAGATATTAGGAGAGAGTTACACTTCTGTTGAGGCAGCGATAAAAGAATTGGTTGACAATTGCTATGATGCAGATTCTACAATTGTTTCAGTTGAATTTCCTAATCCATTTGACCATTCTAAAATTATCATAACCGACAATGGGGATGGTATGACCCCTGATGAAGTTCGAGATCAATATTTAAAAATTGCTAGTAGTAGAACTTCACGTAAGGGTGATACCACATATGGTAAAAAACGCAAAGTAAAAGGAAGAAAAGGTATAGGAAAATTTGCAGGATTAATGATTGCGAGTTTTATGGAAGTTAAAACAAAATCGAAAGGTCAAGAGACGACAATAGTAATTTCAAAGGAAGCCATACTTGGTAAGGACAAAGACCTTGATTCAATTGAACTGCCAATAAATTCTATTTCTTGCGACAAGAACAGTCATGGTACAACAATCACCTTGACAGGGCTAAATCAAAATTTTACTTTCCCTAATCCCGAAAAACTTAAACAAATTTTATCTAGAGAATATTTACGAGAAAACGATTTTTCTGTGACTGTCAATAATGAAGAAGTAAGTGTTAAGGATATTCCAGGGCAAAAATTTGAGAAGGAAATAACACTTTCTAATGGTCAGACAGTGACAGCAATTGCGACTATAACAGACAAAGCTCATAAGTATCACGGAGTAAATTATAGAGTTGATGGAAAGATCATTGGCAAGCCTAATAACCTTTTATCGGAGAATGAACTTATCCCACAAAAAGTACAAAAAAGATTACACGTCGAAGTAAAGGCAGATTGTTTATTAAGCGACACAACAGCAGATTGGGGAGAAATAAATGAAAGCAGTAAACTGAAACAAGAAATTGAAGAGGCATTGCAAAGTTGGATGGTTGACAGTTTACAGGAAGGTTGCAAACAAGAAATGATCCTTGCAAAAGCAAGACATCAAAAAAAGATTAACGCTTACTTATCAAAACTCCCTGAATTTAGACAGCAGTTTGCAAAAGCAGCACTTGAAAAAGTTATTGAAAGATTTTGGACAGAGGACGACACTAAAATCGATACTATAATTTCAGTAATGATTGATGCATTTGAAAAAGGACATTATTGGGCAGTATTAGAAAATATAGACGAAGCAAACGACCATCATATTGAAAAGCTAGCAGACGCTTTTAACGAATTTGGTCTTTACGAAATTACAATGATGACTCATCAGGCATCTGCAAAAGCCAAGTTCTTGGACAAACTTCAAGCTCTCATTGACAACTCAGACACATTAGAAGCAACAGTTCATCAAGCTCTAGCAAACAACCTTTGGGTCTTTGGTTACGAGTATTCACATTACATTTCTAACCAATCATTGAAAAAAGCTTGCGAGCAACTTTGCGACAAAATTTATAGAGGCGAAAACGCAAACAAACGACCTGACCTCTTTTTAGGAATGGCATTTAATCGTGAACGACTTTTAATTGAGTTCAAAAGACCATCACATACTTTGACACGGAATGACGAAGCCCAAGCACAACGTTACAGAGACGAACTTTCAACAATGTTTCCTAATGACAGAATTATCGTAAAACTAATTGGAGGTGACTCAGGAGCAAAAATAAAACAACTTAATAACGCCACCGATTTGACATATCACTCTTACACAGAAATTATTTCTAACGCAAGAGCAAATTATGAATGGCTTATTAATGAACTGACACAATCAAATGGTTAA
- a CDS encoding VPA1262 family N-terminal domain-containing protein gives MIEKLKQRYSKAVRTILLAQDKLTKKWYHLFSVIELQTEDEYPYSIPNEKWEKGCVRTKQSKLEEYTFYLSIDEIASVDDAIKAFNNPLDNYEIDGEKILFVNSFFVKEPSGNYPLVFASNFFADKGISSILPKRKSGLLVWCQIDNERKTDFKFLAEKTVTKEMYAIQKLTLEWLGFDILQRREHIGNVYLSAPNPYFREIKVSLSSDPLGVFYKILTRKSNFEPLIFRIIDQHGDAIALDKSFEITNLTDLIELPHEPHLFELRIYNKDHDLIAIHEPSTFMRSIQLDMSMKQADFHVKVNSEKGTKEFIIEKYVKEKTNVIGKPRDFIPEIFFKNADTERQHRELADRKEFIFYPGAKEETERLKLKESAKANIREIINNASDTCYLCDPYFSSMDIVEFAFHIKDSGIKINILNSKESVTKEEAKKITTVINEYNSKPFGNIEVRILRGNSILHDRFIVTDKNIWFIGSSFSEIGNRATCIAKIPESSGKLIIKEIEKWYSSDLFSQNISDFANEEENG, from the coding sequence ATGATAGAAAAACTAAAACAACGATATAGTAAAGCCGTTCGGACAATCCTTTTAGCGCAGGATAAACTGACAAAAAAATGGTATCATTTATTTTCTGTCATTGAATTGCAAACTGAAGATGAATACCCCTATTCCATTCCAAACGAAAAATGGGAAAAAGGATGTGTAAGAACTAAGCAATCAAAATTGGAAGAGTATACATTTTATCTATCAATTGACGAAATAGCTTCTGTTGACGATGCTATAAAAGCATTTAATAATCCTTTGGATAACTACGAAATTGACGGAGAAAAAATATTATTTGTTAACTCATTTTTTGTGAAAGAACCTTCAGGTAATTATCCTTTAGTTTTTGCCTCAAATTTCTTTGCCGACAAAGGCATTTCCTCAATCCTTCCGAAAAGAAAATCTGGTCTATTAGTATGGTGTCAAATTGACAATGAAAGGAAGACAGATTTTAAATTTCTTGCAGAAAAGACTGTAACAAAAGAAATGTACGCAATACAAAAACTAACTTTAGAGTGGTTAGGTTTCGATATTTTACAAAGAAGAGAGCACATTGGGAACGTATATTTATCCGCACCAAATCCATATTTTAGAGAAATAAAAGTATCTCTTTCGAGTGACCCATTGGGTGTGTTTTACAAAATACTTACACGAAAAAGTAATTTTGAACCTCTAATATTTAGAATTATTGATCAACACGGAGATGCAATCGCACTAGACAAATCCTTTGAAATTACAAATCTAACAGACCTTATCGAACTTCCTCACGAACCACATTTATTTGAGCTTCGAATATATAATAAAGATCATGACTTAATTGCTATTCACGAACCTTCAACATTCATGAGGAGTATTCAGCTTGATATGTCTATGAAACAAGCAGACTTTCATGTAAAAGTAAATTCTGAAAAAGGTACTAAGGAATTTATTATAGAGAAATACGTTAAAGAGAAAACTAATGTCATTGGAAAACCTAGAGATTTTATTCCTGAAATCTTTTTTAAAAACGCCGATACAGAAAGGCAACATAGAGAACTTGCAGACCGCAAAGAATTCATTTTTTACCCAGGAGCAAAAGAAGAAACGGAAAGACTCAAACTAAAAGAAAGTGCAAAGGCAAATATAAGAGAAATTATCAATAACGCCAGTGATACCTGTTACTTATGCGATCCCTATTTCAGTAGTATGGACATTGTTGAATTTGCATTTCATATAAAAGATTCTGGAATTAAAATAAATATTCTTAACAGCAAAGAATCTGTTACTAAGGAAGAGGCTAAAAAAATAACAACCGTAATAAATGAATATAACAGCAAACCTTTTGGAAATATCGAAGTTCGCATTCTTAGGGGCAACAGCATTCTTCACGACAGATTTATTGTTACTGATAAAAATATTTGGTTCATCGGAAGTTCCTTCAGTGAAATTGGAAATAGAGCAACGTGCATTGCAAAAATTCCTGAATCATCAGGAAAACTTATAATTAAAGAAATTGAAAAATGGTATAGTTCGGACTTGTTTTCCCAAAACATTTCTGACTTCGCAAACGAGGAAGAAAATGGCTAA
- a CDS encoding patatin-like phospholipase family protein, whose amino-acid sequence MSREIEKISLALSGGGVRAATFHAGLLRYLAEKGKLEQVTNLSTVSGGSLLIGLMYSLNKYKFPTSKDYLDRISIELKTTLTSKSLQKTALMRLFFTIQNWIHFFSRAFILADALEKCWGIKGKLKDIPSIPVWSINATTAETGKRFRFKGHMMGEYTLGYADASNFPLSHAMAVSAAFPGGIGPLELRKNSFYWQKRNSWDSSEEDVTITSNETINLYDGGVYDNLGIEPLFDCGRQELKLQGNEPIDFLIVSDAGLPLEKTSIPGFLNPLRFYRLFNLALDQTRSLRVRSFMNFINRTQRGAYVYIGSYSMNENEEGYSILTNKSRMKVAFYPTSLSQMKVIEFTEIEMQGYETAKAILKL is encoded by the coding sequence ATGTCGAGAGAAATTGAGAAAATAAGTTTGGCTTTATCGGGAGGAGGAGTTAGAGCTGCGACATTCCATGCGGGTTTGTTGCGATATTTAGCTGAGAAAGGAAAGTTAGAACAAGTAACTAATTTATCAACGGTATCTGGCGGAAGTTTATTGATCGGGTTAATGTATTCACTTAATAAATATAAATTTCCCACTTCTAAAGATTATTTGGATCGTATATCAATTGAATTGAAAACTACTCTAACAAGTAAATCATTGCAGAAAACTGCTTTAATGAGGTTATTTTTTACAATCCAAAACTGGATTCATTTTTTTTCTAGAGCTTTCATATTGGCTGATGCTTTAGAAAAATGTTGGGGTATTAAAGGAAAGCTTAAGGATATACCTTCAATTCCAGTATGGTCTATTAATGCAACGACAGCTGAAACTGGCAAAAGATTCCGATTCAAAGGTCACATGATGGGAGAATATACTTTAGGTTATGCCGATGCAAGTAATTTCCCATTGAGTCATGCAATGGCAGTCTCAGCTGCTTTTCCAGGTGGGATTGGTCCACTAGAGTTACGAAAGAATAGTTTCTATTGGCAAAAGAGAAATAGTTGGGATTCAAGTGAAGAAGATGTAACGATCACAAGTAATGAGACAATCAATTTATATGATGGTGGAGTATATGACAATTTAGGAATTGAACCACTCTTTGATTGCGGACGACAGGAATTAAAATTACAGGGAAATGAACCAATCGATTTTTTAATTGTCTCAGATGCTGGATTGCCCCTCGAGAAAACTTCAATCCCAGGATTTCTTAATCCTTTGAGGTTCTATCGTCTGTTTAACTTAGCATTGGATCAAACCAGGTCGCTGAGAGTAAGATCATTCATGAATTTTATCAATAGAACTCAAAGGGGTGCATATGTCTATATAGGCTCCTATTCGATGAATGAGAATGAAGAGGGTTATTCTATTCTAACGAATAAATCCAGAATGAAAGTCGCATTTTATCCTACCTCATTATCTCAAATGAAAGTAATAGAATTTACAGAAATAGAGATGCAAGGATATGAAACAGCAAAAGCAATACTAAAATTATAA